Within Eggerthella timonensis, the genomic segment AGTCGACGGGCACCTTCTCGGAGGTCGCGGGCTCCTCGGGCGGGATCATCGAGTAGTCGCAGCGGCCCACGATCACGCGCTTCAGCGGGTCCCAGTCGTTCCAAGAGCTGACTATCTTCGCCATGACAGTCTCCTTTCTCCGGCAGCGCTTCCGGCGTTGCCTCTCAAGGGTTGCAGGGTGGAATGTCCACCTCTCCATAAACGCATTGTGATGTGCGGTAACGATGGATTCAAAGGTCGCACGCGGGGAGGTGTCGCACGTGGTTTGCACGGCGGGGCGCTCGCGTCCGCTCGAAGTGACGTTTGTGAAATACCGTCTGCTTTCACGTGACGTTCGATGGAGAACGTCACGTACAAGTTGGCGCGGGCGGCGGGTATGTTTTTATGGAAAGGTCGCGTCAGGGCGTTCGTGCCACGCGAGCGCCGATTCCAAGAGAAAGGGGTTCGCATGCTGCCGAATTTAGCACAGGGGGAGGACGTCTTCGGTTCGCCGGAGATCCGCACGAAGATGAAGATACTGCACGCCGTGGACAAGTCGCTCGACCGCATCACCATCGCCGAGATATGCGAGAACGCCGGCATCTCGCGCCAGACGTTCTACCGCCACTTCGAGAGCAAGTACGACATACCCTGGTGGCATTCCATCTTCTGCCGGCAGTTCTACTTGAACGAGATCGGGCGCACCATCGACTGGAAGACGGGGTACTACCATCACCTGCGCCTCATCTCGCAGGAGCGCGATTTCTACCGCAAGTCCATCCAGTACAGCATCAACACGCCGTTCGGCCAGACGGTAATGCCCGAGAACCGCAAGACCGTGCTGCTCGACACGCTGGAGCACTACCGCCACGTACCGATCGACGAGAACATGCGCTTCATCGTGGAGGTGTTCTCGAAGCTGGAGTGCGAGGTGCTGAACGACTGGTTCCGCTCGGATGCGCCCACCGACCTCGTGCGGTGGACCGACGACCTCGTGAGCCTCGTGCCCGACCGCCTGTACCGCGCCCTGAGGATCGACGAGCCGGGCGCGTAGGCGAGGGGCCGCGCTCGGGATTGCCGCTTTGCGAATCGCGCGCGATGTCGTACAATA encodes:
- a CDS encoding TetR/AcrR family transcriptional regulator; the encoded protein is MLPNLAQGEDVFGSPEIRTKMKILHAVDKSLDRITIAEICENAGISRQTFYRHFESKYDIPWWHSIFCRQFYLNEIGRTIDWKTGYYHHLRLISQERDFYRKSIQYSINTPFGQTVMPENRKTVLLDTLEHYRHVPIDENMRFIVEVFSKLECEVLNDWFRSDAPTDLVRWTDDLVSLVPDRLYRALRIDEPGA